A genomic stretch from Methylophilus medardicus includes:
- the rimO gene encoding 30S ribosomal protein S12 methylthiotransferase RimO, which produces MQSSPKVGFVSLGCPKAGSDSERILTQLRAEGYEISNSYEQSDLVVVNTCGFIDSAVQESLDAIGEALNKNGKVIVTGCLGAKKDVVTGAHPSVLAVTGPHALEEVMGHVHTYLPKPHDPYTDLVPPQGIRLTPNHYAYLKISEGCNHRCSFCIIPSMRGDLVSRPIGDVLNEAERLVNAGVSEILVISQDTSAYGVDMKFRKGFWNGRPVRTHMTELSQALGELGVWVRLHYVYPYPHVDDVIPLMAEGAILPYLDVPLQHASPRILKSMKRPASSENNLARIKAWRDICPDITIRSTFIVGFPGETEDDFKMLLDFMEEAQLDRVGCFAYSAVDGAVANGLPDQVPEALKQERLSRFMEVQERISAAKVAAKIGSLQTVLVDELTEDEDGNVIAIARTKGDAPEIDGIVYLQDAEGLNPGDFVDVQIVDAQGHDLIGAPPEA; this is translated from the coding sequence ATGCAAAGTTCGCCTAAAGTCGGTTTTGTCTCACTGGGCTGCCCAAAAGCGGGGTCAGATTCCGAGCGTATTTTGACTCAACTGCGCGCCGAGGGTTATGAAATCAGCAACAGTTATGAGCAGTCAGATCTGGTGGTGGTGAATACCTGTGGCTTTATTGATTCTGCGGTGCAGGAGTCCCTGGATGCGATTGGGGAAGCGCTAAACAAAAACGGCAAAGTGATTGTGACGGGTTGTTTGGGGGCAAAAAAAGACGTCGTCACCGGCGCGCACCCGAGTGTGCTGGCGGTGACCGGGCCGCATGCGCTAGAGGAGGTGATGGGCCACGTGCATACGTACTTGCCTAAACCGCATGATCCTTATACTGATCTGGTGCCGCCACAAGGGATTCGCCTGACCCCCAATCATTACGCCTACCTCAAAATTTCCGAGGGGTGTAACCACCGTTGTAGCTTTTGCATTATTCCAAGTATGCGCGGCGATCTGGTCAGCCGTCCGATTGGCGATGTATTAAATGAGGCAGAGCGTCTGGTCAACGCGGGTGTTTCGGAAATTTTAGTCATTTCGCAAGATACGTCTGCGTATGGCGTAGACATGAAGTTTCGCAAGGGTTTTTGGAACGGGCGGCCGGTGAGAACGCACATGACCGAGCTTAGTCAAGCATTAGGCGAGCTGGGTGTATGGGTGCGTTTGCATTATGTGTACCCTTATCCGCATGTCGATGACGTGATTCCGCTGATGGCGGAAGGCGCGATTTTGCCTTATCTGGATGTGCCATTGCAGCACGCCAGTCCTCGTATTCTTAAGTCTATGAAGCGGCCTGCCAGCAGCGAAAATAATTTGGCCCGCATCAAGGCTTGGCGCGATATTTGTCCTGACATTACGATCCGCAGTACCTTTATTGTTGGCTTCCCCGGCGAAACTGAGGATGACTTTAAGATGTTGCTCGACTTCATGGAAGAAGCACAACTAGACCGCGTCGGTTGTTTTGCTTATTCAGCTGTCGATGGCGCAGTTGCCAATGGCTTGCCTGACCAAGTGCCAGAAGCGCTCAAACAGGAGCGTTTAAGCCGTTTTATGGAGGTGCAGGAGCGGATCAGCGCTGCCAAAGTGGCTGCTAAAATTGGTAGCCTGCAAACGGTATTGGTCGATGAGCTTACTGAGGACGAGGATGGCAATGTGATTGCCATCGCGCGTACCAAAGGAGACGCGCCTGAAATTGATGGCATCGTTTATTTGCAGGATGCAGAAGGTTTGAACCCGGGGGATTTTGTTGATGTGCAAATTGTTGATGCACAGGGCCATGACTTGATTGGCGCACCGCCAGAGGCTTAA
- the gltX gene encoding glutamate--tRNA ligase, giving the protein MQVVKTRFAPSPTGYLHIGGARTALFSWAYAKRHGGKFILRIEDTDVARSTPEAVQAIVDGMAWLQLDHDEGPFYQMQRMETYKKVIQKMLDDGHAYYCYCSKEELDALREAQMQQGLKPRYDGRWRPEPGKELPAVPVDIPPVVRFKNPTAGLVAWDDMVKGRIEIANAELDDLIIARADGTPTYNFCVVVDDWEMGVTQVIRGDDHVNNTPRQINMLQALGAQVPQYAHLSMILGDDGQKLSKRHGAVSVMQYHEDGYLREAVLNYLARLGWSHGDDEVFSMDQFCAWFDLDHITPSAAQFNTEKLNWLNAHYIKTLPLAQIADEVRPRLAALGVVDTQVPDLFAVLNLYRERSNNLNQLAKDIAFFYQMPAINAADVEKHIQPETADTIESFLAKVQDSSWTADSLHDALNQVVTEQQIKFPKLAMPLRVALIGIAQSPSIDQVMSLLGKEVCIERIRALFPKK; this is encoded by the coding sequence ATGCAAGTTGTTAAAACCCGTTTCGCGCCGAGTCCTACCGGATATCTGCATATTGGTGGCGCCAGAACCGCCTTGTTTTCATGGGCTTATGCCAAGCGACATGGTGGCAAGTTCATTTTACGCATTGAAGATACCGATGTGGCGCGCTCGACCCCCGAAGCGGTACAGGCGATTGTGGACGGCATGGCTTGGTTGCAACTGGATCATGATGAAGGCCCGTTTTACCAGATGCAGCGCATGGAGACTTATAAAAAAGTGATCCAGAAAATGCTCGATGACGGCCATGCTTATTATTGCTACTGCAGTAAAGAAGAGCTGGATGCCTTGCGCGAGGCGCAAATGCAGCAAGGGCTGAAGCCGCGTTACGATGGCCGCTGGCGCCCTGAGCCAGGCAAAGAATTGCCTGCGGTGCCTGTCGATATTCCTCCAGTGGTTCGCTTTAAAAACCCGACAGCGGGCCTGGTGGCTTGGGATGATATGGTGAAAGGCCGCATTGAGATTGCGAATGCAGAGTTAGATGACTTAATTATTGCGCGTGCCGATGGCACCCCAACCTATAACTTCTGCGTGGTGGTTGACGATTGGGAAATGGGCGTGACCCAAGTGATTCGGGGCGATGATCACGTCAACAACACGCCTCGACAGATTAATATGCTACAAGCGCTAGGGGCGCAGGTCCCGCAGTATGCGCATCTTTCGATGATTCTGGGCGATGATGGCCAGAAATTATCTAAGCGCCATGGTGCCGTGAGCGTGATGCAGTACCACGAAGATGGTTATCTGCGCGAGGCCGTGTTGAATTACTTGGCGCGTTTGGGCTGGTCGCATGGCGATGATGAAGTTTTTAGCATGGATCAGTTTTGTGCGTGGTTTGATCTTGATCACATTACGCCATCTGCAGCGCAGTTCAATACCGAAAAACTCAACTGGTTGAATGCTCACTATATTAAGACGCTCCCGCTTGCCCAGATCGCAGATGAAGTGCGTCCACGTTTAGCGGCGTTGGGGGTGGTGGACACGCAGGTGCCAGACCTCTTTGCTGTGCTCAACCTATACCGCGAACGTAGTAATAATTTGAATCAGCTGGCCAAAGACATTGCGTTCTTTTACCAAATGCCTGCGATCAATGCGGCGGATGTGGAAAAACATATTCAGCCAGAAACCGCCGATACTATCGAAAGTTTTTTGGCTAAGGTTCAAGATTCAAGCTGGACTGCCGATAGCTTACACGATGCGCTCAATCAGGTCGTGACGGAGCAACAGATTAAATTCCCCAAACTAGCCATGCCATTACGGGTCGCTTTGATCGGCATTGCACAGTCGCCCAGCATTGATCAAGTGATGTCGTTGTTGGGTAAAGAGGTCTGTATTGAGCGGATTCGCGCATTATTTCCAAAAAAATAA
- the hfq gene encoding RNA chaperone Hfq: MNNKGQMLQDPFLNALRKEHVQVSIYLVNGIKLQGQVDSFDQYVILLKNTVTQMVYKHAISTIVPARPVSLAPHDTAQES; the protein is encoded by the coding sequence ATGAATAACAAAGGCCAAATGCTGCAAGACCCTTTCTTGAACGCTTTGAGAAAAGAGCACGTTCAAGTGTCAATCTATCTCGTCAATGGCATCAAGTTACAAGGCCAAGTCGATTCATTCGACCAATACGTCATTTTATTAAAAAATACCGTGACGCAAATGGTCTACAAACACGCCATTTCAACCATTGTTCCCGCGCGTCCAGTCAGTTTGGCGCCGCACGACACCGCACAAGAATCTTAA
- the hflX gene encoding GTPase HflX, with amino-acid sequence MFDRPSGGDAVVLVSVDFGDSDYDESLHELRHLAGTAGLNISATLEGKRQAPDPKHFIGSGKADELKRLMAVHDSKVAAFNHDLSPSQQRNLEKLLEARVVDRTGLILDIFAQRAQSHEGKLQVELAQLEHLSTRLVRGWTHLERQKGGIGVRGGPGETQLELDRRMLRVRVKQLREKLDKLKQQRGMQRRARKRSNLMTVSLVGYTNAGKSTLFNRLTHSGVYAADQLFATLDTTSRKMHLPEGYPVVLSDTVGFIKHLPTTLIEAFGATLEEAAQADLLLHVVDVASPNRDAQVEQVNIVLNEIGAARVPQILVLNQIDRMAMAPAIDRDEYGNIRTVRVSAKDGTGIEDLRQALLEHQQYLKKLSTEERAYV; translated from the coding sequence ATGTTTGATAGACCAAGCGGCGGAGATGCCGTCGTTTTAGTCAGTGTCGATTTCGGCGACTCAGACTATGATGAAAGCTTGCATGAACTCCGCCACCTCGCCGGCACCGCTGGCCTGAACATTTCTGCGACGCTGGAAGGCAAGCGTCAAGCTCCCGACCCCAAGCATTTTATTGGTTCCGGTAAAGCGGACGAGCTCAAACGATTAATGGCGGTCCACGACAGCAAGGTTGCTGCCTTTAACCATGATTTGAGCCCCTCGCAGCAACGCAACCTCGAAAAATTGCTTGAAGCCCGCGTGGTGGATCGTACTGGTCTGATTCTGGACATTTTTGCCCAACGTGCGCAATCGCATGAGGGTAAATTGCAGGTCGAATTAGCGCAACTAGAGCATTTGTCTACGCGCTTGGTCAGAGGCTGGACACACTTAGAGCGCCAAAAAGGCGGCATCGGTGTGCGCGGCGGCCCGGGCGAAACACAACTTGAACTTGACCGGCGCATGTTGCGCGTGCGCGTCAAACAGTTGCGTGAAAAGTTAGATAAATTGAAGCAACAGCGTGGCATGCAACGTCGAGCACGTAAGCGGTCAAATTTAATGACCGTTTCGCTGGTGGGTTACACAAACGCCGGCAAATCGACTTTATTTAATCGCCTCACGCATTCAGGCGTGTATGCCGCAGATCAGTTATTTGCAACGTTGGATACAACTTCGCGCAAAATGCATTTGCCTGAGGGTTATCCGGTCGTATTGTCAGACACGGTGGGCTTTATTAAGCACTTGCCAACGACGCTGATTGAGGCGTTTGGGGCGACCTTGGAAGAGGCTGCGCAAGCAGATTTGCTGTTGCATGTGGTTGATGTGGCCAGCCCGAATCGCGATGCACAAGTCGAACAAGTGAATATTGTTTTGAACGAAATTGGTGCCGCGCGTGTGCCACAAATCCTGGTGTTGAACCAGATTGATCGCATGGCAATGGCGCCCGCAATTGACCGCGATGAGTATGGTAACATCCGTACTGTTCGCGTCTCGGCTAAAGACGGTACTGGCATTGAGGACCTGCGCCAGGCACTGTTAGAGCATCAGCAATACTTGAAAAAACTGAGCACTGAAGAGCGTGCTTATGTCTAA